A genomic segment from Syngnathus scovelli strain Florida chromosome 3, RoL_Ssco_1.2, whole genome shotgun sequence encodes:
- the si:dkey-174n20.1 gene encoding retinol dehydrogenase 11, whose protein sequence is MYLLSTVVASLAVFFLLKWMKKRRYCTDVKRLDGKTVLITGGSSGIGKETAVALAMRGARVVIACRDADRAEKAVREIKSRSRNLAVVCMELDLANLRSVRNFCKSFLQKEKRLDILINNAAMPAILDWTDDGFSMCLGVNHLGHFLLTNLLLGRLKECAPSRVVTLTCSSYKYQKLDFQDLNYNLLPFFTYCRSKLANVYFSHELGRLTQGKGVTSYAVHPGFVQSEWTCHYSFLFRAVMRVLMWMFSVSCEAGAQTVVYCAVSDEAAIHGGGYFVDCRAATLRPFARDAGVAKKLWEASERLVKLA, encoded by the exons ATGTACCTTCTTTCCACGGTAGTCGCCTCTTTAGCCGTCTTTTTTCTCTTGAAATGGATGAAAAAGCGACGCTACTGCACGGACGTCAAAAGGCTCGACGGGAAAACGGTTCTTATTACGG GGGGAAGTTCGGGCATCGGCAAGGAGACAGCCGTAGCGTTGGCCATGAGAGGCGCCCGCGTGGTGATTGCCTGCCGAGATGCGGATAGGGCAGAGAAAGCGGTGCGGGAGATCAAATCCCGCAGCCGCAACCTGGCTGTAGTTTGCATGGAGCTGGACCTGGCCAACCTGCGCTCAGTGCGCAACTTCTGCAAGAGCTTCCTGCAGAAGGAGAAGAGGCTTGACATCTTGATCAACAACGCAG CCATGCCGGCCATCCTGGACTGGACAGACGACGGCTTTAGCATGTGCCTGGGCGTCAATCACCTGGGCCACTTCCTGCTCACCAATCTACTTCTGGGCCGCCTGAAGGAGTGCGCCCCCAGCCGTGTGGTCACGCTCACCTGCTCCAGCTACAAGTACCAGAAGCTGGACTTCCAGGACCTCAACTACAACCTGCTGCCCTTCTTCACCTACTGCCGCAGCAAGCTGGCCAACGTCTACTTCAGCCACGAGCTGGGTCGCCTTACGCAAGGGAAGGGCGTCACCTCCTATGCAGTGCACCCCG GCTTTGTGCAGAGCGAGTGGACATGCCATTATTCTTTTTTGTTCCGAGCTGTGATGCGGGTCCTCATGTGGATGTTCTCCGTGTCCTGCGAGGCGGGCGCTCAAACCGTGGTCTACTGTGCCGTGTCGGACGAAGCGGCCATTCATGGCGGCGGATACTTTGTGGATTGCCGGGCGGCCACCTTGCGACCATTCGCCCGTGATGCCGGTGTGGCCAAGAAACTGTGGGAGGCCAGTGAGCGGCTTGTCAAACTGGcatga